TTTGTCATAGGCATGCTGACCTTCAGCTGGCGCTGACAGAAGTAAGGGAGAAAAGATCATGAAGCTGGGTATCATAGGGACGGGCAAGATAGCGCACGACGCCCTCTACGCTCTGGAGCCTCTGGAGGATATTGTCTGCGCCGCCATCTTCGCCAGGCCCCACAGCCGGGAAAAGGGGGAAGCCCTGGCCGGTCAGTACGGCATACCCCGGGTCTACACGGATTATGACGAGCTGCTCCGGGACGGGGACGTGGACACGGTGTATATCGCCCTCATCAACAGCGTCCATTATGAATATGCCAAAAAGGCCCTGGCAGCGGGCAGGCACGTGATACTGGAAAAGCCCTTCACCGGGACCTGCGGGGAGGCGGAGGAGCTGTTTTGCATGGCCGGGGACAGGGGGCTCTACGTGTTCGAGGCCATCACGGTGCTCCACAACGAAGTCCTGGAGAAGATGCGGGCATCTCTGCCACGGCTGGGCCGTATCAGGCTGATGATGGCGAATTTTTCGCAGTATTCCGGCCGGTACGACCGCTATCTCCGGGGGGACGTGGACCACTATTTTTCACCGGAGCATCTGGGCGGCGCTCTGAGAGACATCAACGTGTACAACATACATTATGCCGCGGCACTGTTCGGAGCGCCCCGGAACAAGAGCTATTTTCCCAACCGGGGCTTCAACGGGGTGGACGTGTCCGGGGCGCTGGTCCTGGAGTATGACGGCTTTGTCTGCGTCCTGACGGCTGCCAAGGATTCGGACAGCCCCTGCTTTGTGTCCGTGCAGGGCGAAAAGGGCTGGATGCGCATAGACGGCAAGCCCAACACCGGGCCAAACCTGACAGTGGCAGTGGCCGACGGCGGCAGGGCGGGAGAGGGCCGTGACGCTTCGGGGGCAACTGTGAGGACCTATGTCACCGAGGAGTTTGCGCCTGCGGCGGTCCGGCACCGCCTGACGGCGGAATTCAGGGCTTTTGCCGACATCATAGCCGCCAATGACCGGGCAAGGGCAGACCTGCTGGCCCGGGAGACCCTGACGGTGATGAGCATCATAGACGGGCTGTAAGGGGACAAAAGAGACGGGGCTTCCGGAAACGGAAGCCCCTTGCTTTTGAGAGGTTGCCCTATTCGGCAGGCTCTATGACCTGAGGTGTGGTGAACACCGTGTAGGGCTTGTTGTTGCAGGTGAGGGTGATCTGGCAGACTGCGGCCTTGTATTTGCCTTCGGCCTTCACGTTCACCGAGGCGGCGCTGTCCGTCTTGCTCATGGGAGCGGGCTCAAAGGGAGACTTTCTCAGGTCCCGACTGTCGCCCGTGGCCACGAACACGGTGGCCGCGGTGATGACGGCGTCCTTGGGCGCTCTCACCACGCAGGCTGCGGAGCCCTTCTTGGCGGTCCAATTCCAGGTGGGGGCGGGCATCTCGGCGGAGCCGGCGCATTTTTCCACGAACATGGCGGCCGTGTTGATGATGGGCAGCAGCCTGAGAGGGTCTATCTGCGAGCCGTCGATGGTCTTGCCGTGGTCCATGTTGACCGCATAGACCAGATACTTGTCTCCGGGGAGGCTCTTCCAGTAGAGGTTGGCCGAGGCTATGTTCCAATAGCTGTCGTTGGTGGCGTTGATGAGCAGCTTGGGCACCGTGATCTTCGGCGCGTAGGTGATGGGATCCACCAGCTTCATAAAGCTCTTGCCCTTGGAGGAGGTGAGCATGTCCTCAAAGGCGGTGTATTCCTTGATCATGTCCGAATAACGGCCGTAGGCTTCCTTTTGCAGCGCCAGCTGCTTTTCCATGTCCAGAAAGTCAAATATGACCGGGATGATGCCGGCTATGCGTTTGTCTCCGGAGGCGGCGGCCAGCCAGGTGA
This genomic window from Abditibacteriota bacterium contains:
- a CDS encoding Gfo/Idh/MocA family oxidoreductase, which translates into the protein MKLGIIGTGKIAHDALYALEPLEDIVCAAIFARPHSREKGEALAGQYGIPRVYTDYDELLRDGDVDTVYIALINSVHYEYAKKALAAGRHVILEKPFTGTCGEAEELFCMAGDRGLYVFEAITVLHNEVLEKMRASLPRLGRIRLMMANFSQYSGRYDRYLRGDVDHYFSPEHLGGALRDINVYNIHYAAALFGAPRNKSYFPNRGFNGVDVSGALVLEYDGFVCVLTAAKDSDSPCFVSVQGEKGWMRIDGKPNTGPNLTVAVADGGRAGEGRDASGATVRTYVTEEFAPAAVRHRLTAEFRAFADIIAANDRARADLLARETLTVMSIIDGL